Proteins encoded within one genomic window of Brachybacterium sp. P6-10-X1:
- a CDS encoding LCP family protein — MDATTSSTTDPDDEPRRARRPRRRKALIALVVIGSLLAVGGLLTSRYLGSLEEAYEKRSTVSLDRGASDGQRPAEATDDGQNILLLGSDQRTTAEAAEQGVSGQRSDTMMLVHLPADGSGAYVTSFPRDLYVEIPGHGQDRINAALSYGGLPLAVSTVEDYTDTPIDHVALIDFEGITGLVDTLGGVDVQVPESFERDGMQFTEGTQHLDGEEALVFARERKQLDEGDFARNENQQQLLKAIAGELLSGDTLSNPGAMRDTIAALSPYLTTDEGLDSRTIVQLGVENRNLRSSDLHFLEAPHGDPYTTSGGASVVASDEEGMEELRTALEEGTMDEYAAEHAD; from the coding sequence ATGGACGCCACCACTTCGTCGACCACCGATCCGGACGACGAGCCGCGCCGAGCGCGTCGGCCCCGCCGTCGGAAGGCATTGATCGCGCTGGTCGTGATCGGCAGCCTCCTCGCCGTCGGCGGGCTCCTCACCAGCCGCTACCTGGGCTCGCTCGAGGAGGCCTACGAGAAGCGCAGCACGGTCAGCCTCGACCGCGGCGCGTCGGACGGCCAGCGGCCCGCAGAGGCGACGGACGACGGGCAGAACATCCTGCTGCTGGGCTCGGACCAGCGCACCACCGCAGAGGCCGCCGAGCAGGGGGTCAGCGGGCAGCGGTCCGACACGATGATGCTCGTGCACCTGCCCGCCGACGGCTCGGGGGCCTACGTGACCTCCTTCCCCCGCGACCTCTACGTCGAGATCCCCGGGCACGGACAGGACCGCATCAACGCGGCGCTGTCCTACGGCGGCCTGCCCCTGGCGGTGAGCACGGTCGAGGACTACACGGACACGCCGATCGACCACGTCGCGCTGATCGACTTCGAGGGCATCACGGGGCTGGTCGACACCCTGGGCGGGGTCGACGTGCAGGTGCCCGAGTCCTTCGAGCGGGACGGCATGCAGTTCACCGAGGGCACCCAGCATCTGGACGGCGAGGAGGCGCTCGTCTTCGCCCGGGAGCGCAAGCAGCTCGACGAGGGCGACTTCGCGCGCAACGAGAACCAGCAGCAGCTGCTCAAGGCGATCGCCGGAGAGCTGCTCAGCGGGGACACGCTCTCCAACCCCGGGGCGATGCGCGACACGATCGCGGCCCTCTCCCCATACCTCACGACGGACGAAGGCCTGGACTCCAGGACGATCGTGCAGCTGGGCGTGGAGAACCGGAACCTGCGCAGCTCGGACCTGCACTTCCTGGAGGCGCCGCACGGGGATCCGTACACCACCTCCGGCGGGGCGAGCGTCGTGGCCTCGGACGAGGAGGGCATGGAGGAGCTGCGCACCGCGCTGGAGGAGGGCACGATGGACGAGTACGCCGCCGAGCACGCGGACTGA
- a CDS encoding amino acid permease, producing the protein MAMIAMGSALGTGLFLGSGEAIGIAGPAVIISFALGSLIAASVALAMGEMASRHPVRGGFGTLAARYLSPFWGYLSRWLYWIVTVSVTGAELVACAAYLAYWVPAIPLWAGIILFAAVILAINLSSVGSFGAVEFVLSSIKVIAVFVFILIGAVLVIFGLPSAPAPGFVELTADGGFAPMGWAPVWIALSVVMFSFGGIELLSITAAEAKDPARSIRTAARTTIVRLAFFYVFCIGIVLCLVPWRQAAGAGEDVATSPFVMVFDRIGIPGAADITNLLVLIAALSAANANLYAGSRMIHSLASDGLAPRFAATTTARRVPVIGIALSSIGLVGAALLAFSGVGGVFGYMMSLVVFAVIMVWALILVTYIRFRRSGITGATFRMPGGILAAAAGLVGLLAVFATVTVRPSMQIAAMVGIPAVLIATVLYVVVARRRIDPADIEDAFAEAESMR; encoded by the coding sequence ATGGCGATGATCGCCATGGGCTCGGCGCTGGGGACCGGGCTCTTCCTCGGCTCCGGTGAAGCGATCGGCATCGCCGGCCCTGCGGTGATCATCTCCTTCGCGCTGGGATCCCTGATCGCCGCCTCCGTGGCCCTGGCGATGGGGGAGATGGCCTCCCGCCATCCCGTGCGCGGCGGCTTCGGCACCCTCGCAGCCCGCTACCTCTCCCCCTTCTGGGGCTACCTCTCGCGGTGGCTGTACTGGATCGTCACCGTCAGTGTGACCGGAGCCGAGCTCGTGGCCTGCGCCGCCTATCTCGCCTACTGGGTGCCCGCGATCCCGCTGTGGGCAGGGATCATCCTGTTCGCCGCGGTGATCCTCGCCATCAACCTCTCCAGCGTCGGATCTTTCGGCGCGGTGGAGTTCGTGCTGTCCTCGATCAAGGTCATCGCGGTGTTCGTCTTCATCCTGATCGGCGCCGTCCTGGTCATCTTCGGGCTGCCGAGCGCTCCGGCTCCCGGATTCGTCGAGCTGACCGCCGACGGGGGCTTCGCCCCGATGGGCTGGGCCCCGGTGTGGATCGCGCTGTCGGTCGTGATGTTCTCCTTCGGCGGCATCGAGCTGCTGTCCATCACCGCCGCCGAGGCGAAGGACCCCGCCCGGTCCATCCGCACCGCCGCGCGCACCACCATCGTGCGCCTGGCCTTCTTCTACGTCTTCTGCATCGGCATCGTGCTGTGCCTGGTGCCGTGGCGGCAGGCCGCCGGGGCCGGCGAGGACGTCGCCACCTCACCGTTCGTCATGGTCTTCGACCGGATCGGGATCCCCGGCGCCGCGGACATCACCAACCTGCTGGTGCTGATCGCGGCGCTCTCGGCTGCCAACGCGAACCTCTACGCCGGCAGCCGCATGATCCATTCCCTGGCCTCGGACGGGCTCGCCCCGCGCTTCGCGGCCACGACCACGGCCCGTCGTGTACCGGTGATCGGCATCGCCCTGAGCTCGATCGGTCTGGTGGGTGCGGCGCTGCTCGCCTTCAGCGGGGTGGGCGGCGTGTTCGGGTACATGATGAGCCTCGTGGTGTTCGCCGTGATCATGGTGTGGGCGCTGATCCTGGTCACCTACATACGGTTCCGCCGCAGCGGCATCACGGGCGCGACCTTCCGGATGCCCGGCGGGATCCTCGCCGCGGCAGCGGGCCTGGTGGGGCTGCTGGCGGTGTTCGCCACCGTCACCGTGCGGCCCAGCATGCAGATCGCCGCCATGGTGGGGATCCCGGCCGTGCTGATCGCGACGGTGCTGTACGTCGTCGTCGCCCGTCGGCGGATCGACCCGGCCGATATCGAGGACGCCTTCGCGGAAGCCGAGAGCATGCGCTGA
- the rplI gene encoding 50S ribosomal protein L9 encodes MTSKLILTHEVTGLGTAGDVVDVRDGYARNFLLPRGLATPWTKGGQRQLDQIRAARGKRAIATLDEAQALKATLESKPVVLSERAGDNGRLFGAVASKEVAQGVKAMFDKDIDRRTVEFPAPIRSLGEHKATVRLHEDVFATLALQVVAAKGAAAKA; translated from the coding sequence ATGACCAGCAAGCTCATCCTCACCCACGAGGTCACGGGGCTCGGCACCGCCGGGGACGTCGTCGACGTCCGCGACGGCTATGCGCGCAACTTCCTGCTGCCCCGCGGTCTCGCCACCCCGTGGACCAAGGGTGGTCAGCGTCAGCTCGACCAGATCCGCGCTGCCCGGGGCAAGCGCGCGATCGCCACCCTCGACGAGGCCCAGGCCCTCAAGGCGACCCTCGAGTCCAAGCCCGTCGTGCTCTCCGAGCGCGCCGGCGACAACGGTCGCCTCTTCGGCGCCGTGGCCTCCAAGGAGGTCGCCCAGGGCGTGAAGGCGATGTTCGACAAGGACATCGACCGTCGCACCGTCGAGTTCCCGGCACCGATCCGCTCGCTCGGCGAGCACAAGGCCACCGTGCGCCTGCACGAGGACGTCTTCGCGACCCTCGCCCTGCAGGTCGTCGCCGCCAAGGGCGCCGCCGCCAAGGCCTGA
- the rpsR gene encoding 30S ribosomal protein S18, giving the protein MAKPVLRKPKKKLNPLKAAGLETVDYKDAALLRKFVSDRGKIRARRVTGVTVQEQRKIAKAVKNAREIALLPYSTSGR; this is encoded by the coding sequence ATGGCAAAGCCAGTTCTTCGCAAGCCGAAGAAGAAGCTGAACCCGCTGAAGGCCGCCGGTCTCGAGACCGTCGACTACAAGGACGCCGCGCTGCTGCGCAAGTTCGTCTCCGACCGCGGCAAGATCCGTGCCCGTCGGGTCACCGGCGTCACCGTCCAGGAGCAGCGCAAGATCGCGAAGGCCGTCAAGAACGCCCGCGAGATCGCTCTCCTGCCGTACTCGACCTCCGGTCGCTGA
- a CDS encoding single-stranded DNA-binding protein, translated as MANDTVITVIGNLTADPELRFTQSGIAVASFTIASTPRMFDRQANEWKDGEALFLRCSIWRDAAENVAESLEKGARVVAQGRLKQRSFTDREGNNRTSIELDVDEIGPSLRYATAKANKVQRGGGRGGQGGFGGGAPQGGGQGGYGGQGGYNNAPQGAPAADPWAGGGNQGGYDDPPF; from the coding sequence ATGGCGAATGACACCGTCATCACGGTGATCGGCAACCTCACCGCTGATCCCGAGCTGCGCTTCACGCAGTCCGGCATCGCGGTCGCGTCGTTCACCATCGCGTCCACCCCGCGCATGTTCGACCGTCAGGCGAACGAGTGGAAGGACGGCGAGGCTCTGTTCCTGCGCTGCTCCATCTGGCGCGACGCCGCGGAGAACGTGGCCGAGTCGCTGGAGAAGGGCGCCCGCGTCGTCGCACAGGGTCGCCTGAAGCAGCGCTCCTTCACCGACCGCGAGGGCAACAACCGCACCAGCATCGAGCTCGACGTCGACGAGATCGGCCCCTCGCTGCGCTACGCGACCGCGAAGGCCAACAAGGTCCAGCGCGGCGGCGGCCGCGGCGGTCAGGGCGGCTTCGGCGGCGGTGCGCCGCAGGGCGGCGGCCAGGGTGGCTACGGCGGTCAGGGCGGTTACAACAACGCGCCGCAGGGCGCCCCTGCCGCCGACCCGTGGGCCGGTGGCGGCAACCAGGGCGGGTACGACGACCCTCCCTTCTGA
- the rpsF gene encoding 30S ribosomal protein S6, translated as MRQYEMVVILDPSVDERTVTETFEKLVQVIPNEGGTIDNVDIWGKRKFAYEIDKKVEGIYIVFTFTAKAETSQELDRRLGLNESVMRTKVMRLDAK; from the coding sequence ATGCGTCAGTACGAAATGGTCGTGATCCTCGACCCGTCCGTCGACGAGCGGACCGTCACCGAGACCTTCGAGAAGCTCGTGCAGGTCATCCCGAACGAGGGTGGCACCATCGACAACGTCGACATCTGGGGCAAGCGGAAGTTCGCCTACGAGATCGACAAGAAGGTCGAGGGCATCTACATCGTCTTCACCTTCACCGCGAAGGCCGAGACCTCGCAGGAGCTGGACCGCCGGCTCGGGCTCAACGAGTCCGTCATGCGCACCAAGGTCATGCGTCTCGACGCCAAGTGA
- a CDS encoding ABC transporter ATP-binding protein — translation MSAPETASSLRLAGATVAYGERPVLEGLDFTVPRGAFTAVIGPNGCGKSTMLKTLARTLRPRAGAALLDERPLSRWRPKAVARRIALLPQDPVVPDGITVRSLVGRGRHPYHSPLRQRQPGDDDAVSAALSATGVQQIAERPVAALSGGQRQRVWVAMILAQDTEYVLLDEPTSSLDVAHQIDVLHLCQDMREQGRTVVTVLHDLNQAARYADHLVVMDAGRIVASGAPEEVLREQLVADVFGLRAQIAADPLSGSPMVVPMPRDS, via the coding sequence ATGAGCGCACCCGAGACCGCCTCGTCCCTGCGCCTGGCCGGGGCGACCGTCGCCTACGGCGAGAGGCCCGTCCTGGAGGGGCTCGACTTCACGGTGCCGCGCGGCGCGTTCACCGCGGTGATCGGTCCCAACGGCTGCGGCAAGTCCACGATGCTGAAGACCCTCGCCCGCACCCTGCGCCCTCGGGCCGGTGCCGCCCTGCTCGATGAGCGTCCGCTGTCCCGCTGGCGGCCGAAGGCCGTCGCCCGACGCATCGCCCTGCTGCCGCAGGACCCCGTGGTCCCCGACGGCATCACGGTCCGGTCCCTGGTGGGACGGGGCCGCCATCCCTACCACTCGCCGCTGCGGCAGCGGCAGCCCGGGGACGACGACGCGGTCTCCGCCGCCCTCTCCGCCACCGGGGTCCAGCAGATCGCCGAGCGACCGGTGGCCGCGCTCTCCGGCGGGCAGCGCCAGCGGGTGTGGGTCGCGATGATCCTCGCCCAGGACACCGAGTACGTGCTGCTGGACGAGCCCACCTCCTCGCTCGACGTCGCCCACCAGATCGACGTGCTGCATCTGTGCCAGGACATGCGCGAGCAGGGGCGCACCGTCGTCACCGTCCTGCACGACCTCAACCAGGCCGCCCGCTACGCCGACCACCTGGTGGTGATGGACGCCGGGCGGATCGTCGCCTCCGGTGCGCCCGAGGAGGTGCTCCGCGAGCAGCTGGTGGCCGATGTGTTCGGTCTGCGCGCGCAGATCGCGGCCGATCCGCTCAGCGGCTCCCCGATGGTGGTGCCGATGCCTCGCGACAGCTGA
- a CDS encoding iron chelate uptake ABC transporter family permease subunit, with the protein MARVLSSRPLGIGAVLVAATLAGAVATLAWGELGVGPGELVSAARGEAGTKVTFVLERLRGPRLLVGIGAGIALGLAGALFQTVTRNPLGSPDVIGIGAGAGAGVALTTLLAPGLVPAPVGALLGAAVAIGLVHLSTGLGFASPARVIITGIGVSAMALAVTQYVVAVALRDRSSQLAGYLVGTLNSRSLDQAALIGVALVVLIPLIALVSHDLRMMDLGDELADALGGSALRTRTAAIGLSVLLAAAAVAVAGPIAFVALAAPHIARRSVGAPGPQLVLSALVGALIMVLADLAVQHVTAVEDLPVGVITAGVGGIYLGYLLLAEWKRSDA; encoded by the coding sequence ATGGCTCGCGTCCTGAGCTCCCGCCCCCTGGGCATCGGGGCCGTGCTGGTCGCGGCGACCCTCGCCGGGGCCGTGGCCACCCTGGCCTGGGGCGAGCTCGGCGTCGGGCCCGGCGAGCTCGTCTCCGCAGCGCGGGGCGAGGCCGGCACGAAGGTCACCTTCGTGCTGGAACGCCTGCGCGGGCCCCGACTGCTGGTCGGCATCGGCGCGGGCATCGCCCTCGGCCTGGCCGGAGCGCTGTTCCAGACCGTCACCCGCAATCCCCTGGGCAGTCCCGACGTGATCGGGATCGGGGCCGGCGCCGGGGCCGGAGTGGCGCTGACGACCCTGCTGGCACCGGGCCTCGTGCCCGCCCCTGTCGGCGCCCTGCTGGGAGCCGCCGTCGCCATCGGCCTCGTCCACCTCTCCACCGGGCTCGGCTTCGCCTCCCCGGCCCGCGTGATCATCACGGGCATCGGCGTCTCCGCGATGGCGTTGGCCGTGACCCAGTACGTCGTGGCCGTCGCCCTGCGCGACCGCTCCTCCCAGCTCGCCGGCTACCTGGTGGGCACCCTGAACTCCCGCAGCCTCGACCAGGCCGCGCTGATCGGCGTCGCCCTGGTGGTGCTGATCCCCTTGATCGCGCTGGTCTCCCACGACCTGCGGATGATGGATCTGGGAGATGAGCTGGCCGATGCTCTCGGCGGCTCCGCCCTGCGCACCCGCACCGCGGCGATCGGACTGTCCGTGCTGCTGGCCGCGGCAGCGGTCGCGGTCGCCGGCCCCATCGCCTTCGTGGCCCTGGCCGCCCCGCACATCGCCCGCCGCTCGGTCGGCGCCCCCGGCCCGCAGCTGGTGCTGTCCGCCCTCGTGGGGGCGCTGATCATGGTGCTGGCCGACCTCGCCGTCCAGCACGTGACGGCGGTGGAGGACCTCCCCGTCGGGGTCATCACCGCCGGCGTGGGCGGCATCTACCTGGGTTACCTGCTGCTCGCCGAATGGAAGAGGTCCGACGCATGA
- a CDS encoding iron ABC transporter permease: MSRTALAPHGPADDLSDGTSAVASAVPSGPRRLPPWLVLVLVIVLLVIAATASLALGARAASLTEVWDALRGAGPEHLRQVVDAREPRTVLGAVVGAALAASGLLIQGVTRNPLGEPGLLGVTSGASAAVVTATAFWGFSGGGATVWVALPGALLAVVVVVLLGRPAGSHSVVPLILAGAVISAVLYAYIQAMILTRPDVFDSYRHWVVGSLAGSSYATLAAIAPALVLGLVLAAWVAPGLNLLALGDDVATALGTPVGLLRAGAILAATLLAAAATAAVGPIAFVGLAVPHLVRGLVGGDHRWQLPICLLLGAALLLGSDVLARVIVRPQELMVGVVTAFVGAPFLLWSVRRGKVTT, encoded by the coding sequence GTGAGCAGGACCGCCCTCGCCCCGCACGGCCCGGCCGACGATCTGTCGGACGGGACGTCGGCCGTCGCCTCCGCGGTGCCGTCGGGGCCCCGGCGTCTTCCGCCCTGGCTCGTGCTGGTGCTGGTCATCGTGCTGCTCGTGATCGCTGCGACGGCGAGCCTCGCTCTCGGGGCGCGCGCCGCGAGTCTGACCGAGGTGTGGGACGCCCTGCGCGGTGCCGGGCCCGAGCACCTGCGCCAGGTGGTCGACGCCCGCGAGCCCCGCACCGTGCTCGGCGCCGTCGTCGGCGCCGCGCTGGCCGCCTCCGGGCTCCTCATCCAGGGGGTCACCCGCAATCCGCTCGGCGAACCGGGCCTGCTCGGCGTGACCAGCGGCGCCTCCGCCGCCGTGGTCACCGCGACCGCCTTCTGGGGCTTCTCCGGCGGCGGAGCGACCGTCTGGGTCGCCCTGCCCGGGGCGCTGCTCGCCGTGGTGGTGGTCGTCCTGCTGGGACGCCCCGCCGGCTCCCACTCCGTGGTGCCGCTGATCCTCGCCGGCGCCGTGATCTCCGCCGTGCTGTACGCCTACATCCAGGCCATGATCCTCACCCGCCCGGACGTCTTCGACTCCTACCGCCACTGGGTGGTGGGATCGCTGGCCGGTTCCTCCTACGCCACCCTCGCCGCCATCGCCCCCGCGCTCGTGCTCGGCCTGGTGCTGGCGGCCTGGGTGGCGCCGGGCCTGAACCTGCTGGCCCTGGGCGATGACGTCGCCACCGCCCTCGGCACCCCGGTGGGCCTGCTGCGCGCCGGCGCGATCCTCGCCGCGACCCTGCTGGCCGCCGCCGCCACCGCCGCCGTCGGACCGATCGCCTTCGTCGGCCTCGCCGTCCCGCACCTGGTGCGCGGTCTCGTCGGCGGCGATCACCGCTGGCAGCTGCCGATCTGCCTGCTGCTGGGGGCCGCCCTGCTGCTGGGCTCCGACGTCCTCGCCCGGGTGATCGTCCGTCCCCAGGAGCTGATGGTCGGGGTGGTCACGGCCTTCGTCGGCGCCCCGTTCCTGCTGTGGTCCGTGCGACGCGGGAAGGTGACGACCTGA
- a CDS encoding iron-siderophore ABC transporter substrate-binding protein, with amino-acid sequence MTATTRLTRRAWLGGALAAPLALAACSGEADGGGPGTSDGGGAGDFAPVTIEHALGSAEITAKPQRIVTLGQGSAETAIALGIIPVGIEEYPWGADDTGYLPWIHEAVTDAGGELPQQFTGGTELDVEAVLALEPDVILAPWSGVTQEQFDILSDIAPTVAYAEQPWVITWQEQITTIGKALGEDEPAADLIEGIHARFEESAQPQYADFTFSFIYNSGPGTLGVFYEDEQRVAMVRALGLTVDPVNQELGEFDVPGTDSAMIGLENADLLADSDLIFTFYSDEANRAEIEGQELYASIPAIEAGAIVAPTDQSFVTGSSIITPLTVPWALERYVPMIDEAIAQVPTA; translated from the coding sequence ATGACCGCCACCACCCGCCTGACCCGCCGCGCCTGGCTCGGTGGCGCGCTCGCCGCCCCCCTCGCGCTCGCCGCCTGCAGCGGGGAAGCCGACGGAGGCGGCCCCGGCACCTCCGACGGCGGCGGCGCGGGGGACTTCGCACCGGTGACGATCGAGCACGCCCTGGGCAGCGCAGAGATCACGGCGAAGCCGCAGCGGATCGTGACCCTCGGCCAGGGATCGGCGGAGACCGCCATCGCGCTGGGGATCATCCCCGTCGGCATCGAGGAGTACCCCTGGGGCGCGGACGACACCGGCTACCTGCCGTGGATCCACGAGGCGGTCACCGACGCCGGCGGCGAGCTGCCCCAGCAGTTCACGGGCGGCACCGAGCTCGACGTCGAGGCGGTCCTCGCCCTCGAGCCCGACGTCATCCTCGCGCCCTGGTCCGGCGTGACCCAGGAGCAGTTCGACATCCTCAGCGACATCGCTCCCACCGTCGCCTACGCCGAGCAGCCCTGGGTGATCACCTGGCAGGAGCAGATCACCACGATCGGGAAGGCCCTGGGCGAGGACGAGCCCGCCGCCGACCTGATCGAGGGGATCCACGCGAGATTCGAGGAGTCCGCGCAGCCGCAGTACGCCGACTTCACCTTCTCCTTCATCTACAACTCCGGTCCCGGCACCCTCGGTGTCTTCTACGAGGACGAGCAGCGGGTGGCGATGGTCCGGGCGCTCGGCCTCACCGTCGACCCCGTGAACCAGGAGCTGGGCGAGTTCGACGTGCCCGGGACGGACTCGGCCATGATCGGCCTGGAGAACGCGGACCTGCTGGCCGACTCGGACCTCATCTTCACCTTCTACTCCGACGAGGCCAACCGCGCGGAGATCGAGGGTCAGGAGCTCTACGCCTCGATCCCCGCCATCGAGGCCGGCGCGATCGTGGCGCCCACGGATCAATCCTTCGTCACCGGTTCCTCGATCATCACCCCGCTCACCGTCCCGTGGGCCCTCGAGCGCTACGTCCCGATGATCGACGAGGCCATCGCGCAGGTCCCCACGGCCTGA
- a CDS encoding transglycosylase domain-containing protein, whose protein sequence is MSDSRRSSRGPSGRSSRSKTPASGGARRAAGVRRASSGKPAGKGPEPKGTSRTAKSSGTGAAAAGGAAKSSSATGSAAKGSSGKGGGRTSSPKSTSRTAAQGGAGASAAASPSSANAAGRTSVNARHARPGAKSGAATTAAAGGSRSAGTDGGRTGRGKKAAATNFLNYPRAGAKNPWRWIPSLRLIVGAMALLVLAGLGFAVWLYNDTEVPEPSDFALAQTSRVYFSDGETEMGTFSEINRTELSSDEIPQNIKDAVVASEDDSFYENRGVSPRGIARALVNNLSGGSRQGASTITQQYVERYYTGTTTSYIGKAKEAVMALKIDQELSKDEILSRYLNTIYFGRGAYGVQEASQAYFGKDASELTDEEAALLVAVIPGPSAYDPANNKEKSVQLWDRVISRQVNLGYLTAEEADAMKFPETIEPRNENSLGGTNGYLLMKVRSELLEQGFTEEEINTGGFTIVSTIDPAIQENTVQAIENLPEDRPEQNKVGTVTIDPSTGAIKAMYGGADYVTQPRNDATQARMQAGSIFKTFTLIAALEDGYPLDSRWDGNSPKSFPGWTVKNFSDIDYGRVTLQEATTHSINTAYSEVNLEIGPGRTKETAIALGLPETTPGLDDAASNVLGTASPTVTEMGEVYSTIAAGGVHHGSHIVKNVTRPDGSTRYEFESEERRVLDEDVATNATVALQGPPTEGSARELQGVMNGREVAGKTGTSESFRSAWFVGFTPQLVTAVGMFQPSEDGTTADQLTPFGGEESITGGTYPTAIWGDIMSTSLEGQEMLQFPEEVTLDNETQERSYTPPPPPPSEEPSEEPSEEPSESPSEEPSESPSEEPSEEPSDEPSESPSESPSESPSNGGDDQDAGQPTEGTESEGSGGGNGQDDGGGGGDPDALPPSEPATVGRGDGGA, encoded by the coding sequence ATGAGCGATTCTCGCCGCTCGTCCCGTGGCCCGTCGGGTCGATCCTCACGATCGAAGACCCCGGCGAGCGGTGGCGCACGCCGCGCCGCCGGAGTGCGCCGCGCATCCTCCGGCAAGCCGGCGGGGAAGGGCCCGGAGCCCAAGGGCACCAGCCGCACCGCCAAGAGCTCCGGGACCGGTGCCGCCGCGGCAGGGGGAGCCGCGAAGAGCTCCTCCGCCACGGGCTCGGCCGCGAAGGGATCTTCCGGGAAAGGGGGCGGCAGAACCAGCTCCCCGAAGTCCACCTCCCGGACGGCCGCGCAGGGTGGGGCGGGCGCCTCCGCGGCAGCATCGCCCTCCTCGGCGAATGCCGCCGGGCGCACCTCCGTCAACGCGCGTCACGCGCGTCCGGGGGCGAAGAGCGGCGCTGCGACGACGGCCGCCGCGGGCGGTTCGCGGAGCGCCGGGACCGATGGCGGGCGGACGGGCCGGGGCAAGAAGGCGGCGGCGACCAACTTCCTGAACTATCCCCGGGCCGGGGCCAAGAACCCGTGGCGTTGGATCCCCTCCCTCCGGCTGATCGTCGGCGCGATGGCGCTGCTGGTCCTGGCCGGTCTCGGCTTCGCCGTGTGGCTGTACAACGACACCGAGGTCCCCGAGCCGTCCGATTTCGCCCTGGCACAGACCAGCCGCGTCTACTTCTCCGACGGCGAGACGGAGATGGGCACGTTCAGCGAGATCAACCGCACCGAGCTGTCCTCCGACGAGATCCCGCAGAACATCAAGGACGCGGTCGTGGCCAGCGAGGACGACAGCTTCTACGAGAATCGCGGCGTCTCCCCGCGCGGTATCGCCCGCGCCCTGGTCAACAACCTCTCGGGGGGGTCCCGGCAGGGCGCCTCCACCATCACCCAGCAGTATGTCGAGCGCTACTACACCGGCACCACCACCTCCTACATCGGGAAGGCGAAGGAGGCGGTGATGGCGCTGAAGATCGACCAGGAGCTGAGCAAGGACGAGATCCTCTCGAGATACCTCAACACGATCTACTTCGGGCGCGGTGCCTACGGCGTGCAGGAGGCGTCTCAGGCGTACTTCGGCAAGGATGCCTCCGAGCTCACCGACGAGGAGGCCGCGCTGCTGGTGGCGGTCATCCCCGGACCCTCCGCCTACGATCCGGCGAACAACAAGGAGAAGTCCGTCCAGCTCTGGGACCGTGTCATCTCTCGGCAGGTCAATCTCGGGTACCTCACGGCCGAGGAGGCCGATGCGATGAAGTTCCCCGAGACCATCGAGCCCAGGAACGAGAACTCCCTGGGCGGCACCAACGGCTACTTGCTCATGAAGGTGCGCAGCGAGCTCCTCGAGCAGGGGTTCACCGAGGAGGAGATCAACACCGGTGGCTTCACGATCGTCTCCACGATCGATCCGGCCATCCAGGAGAACACCGTCCAGGCGATCGAGAACCTGCCCGAGGACCGGCCCGAGCAGAACAAGGTCGGCACCGTGACGATCGACCCGTCCACGGGAGCGATCAAGGCCATGTACGGCGGGGCGGACTACGTCACCCAGCCGCGCAACGACGCCACCCAGGCCCGCATGCAGGCCGGGTCGATCTTCAAGACCTTCACCCTGATCGCGGCCCTCGAGGACGGCTACCCGCTGGACTCCCGCTGGGACGGCAATTCGCCGAAGTCCTTCCCGGGGTGGACGGTCAAGAACTTCTCGGACATCGACTACGGCCGCGTGACTCTCCAGGAGGCGACCACACACTCGATCAACACGGCGTACTCCGAGGTCAATCTCGAGATCGGTCCGGGACGCACGAAGGAGACGGCCATCGCGCTGGGTCTGCCGGAGACCACCCCGGGCTTGGACGACGCGGCCTCCAACGTGCTCGGCACCGCATCGCCGACCGTGACCGAGATGGGAGAGGTGTACTCGACCATCGCCGCCGGCGGGGTGCACCACGGCTCGCATATCGTCAAGAACGTGACCCGCCCCGACGGGTCCACGCGCTACGAGTTCGAATCCGAGGAACGGCGGGTTCTGGACGAGGACGTCGCCACCAACGCGACCGTCGCCCTGCAGGGGCCGCCGACGGAGGGCTCCGCCCGAGAGCTCCAGGGCGTGATGAACGGGCGAGAGGTGGCCGGCAAGACCGGCACCTCCGAGAGCTTCCGCTCCGCCTGGTTCGTCGGCTTCACGCCGCAGCTGGTGACCGCGGTGGGGATGTTCCAGCCGTCCGAGGACGGCACCACTGCGGATCAGCTGACGCCCTTCGGCGGGGAGGAGAGCATCACCGGCGGCACGTACCCGACCGCCATCTGGGGCGACATCATGTCCACGTCCCTCGAGGGCCAGGAGATGCTGCAGTTCCCGGAGGAGGTCACCTTGGACAACGAGACCCAGGAGCGCAGCTACACGCCGCCTCCGCCTCCGCCGTCGGAGGAGCCGAGCGAGGAGCCGTCCGAGGAACCCAGTGAGTCGCCCTCGGAGGAACCGAGCGAGTCGCCGAGCGAGGAGCCGAGCGAGGAGCCGTCGGACGAGCCCAGCGAGTCCCCGAGCGAGTCGCCGAGCGAGTCGCCGTCGAACGGCGGCGACGACCAGGACGCGGGCCAGCCCACGGAAGGGACGGAGTCCGAGGGATCCGGCGGCGGGAACGGCCAGGACGACGGCGGTGGGGGCGGCGACCCCGATGCCCTGCCGCCCTCGGAACCGGCGACGGTCGGACGGGGGGACGGCGGCGCCTGA